From Pseudoleptotrichia goodfellowii, a single genomic window includes:
- the leuD gene encoding 3-isopropylmalate dehydratase small subunit, which yields MKPFTKYEGTIVPIMNDNIDTDQLIPKQYLKSIEKTGFGDYVFDEWRYNEDGTDNMNFNLNKPEYKKGTILITGDNFGCGSSREHAAWALQDYGFHVIVAGGYSGIFYMNWLNNGHLPITLSEKERLELAALRGDEKVIVDLENNKLSANGKEYTFELEETWKQRLLKGLDSIGLTLEYENEIRAFEEKRK from the coding sequence ATGAAACCTTTTACGAAATATGAAGGAACTATTGTTCCTATTATGAACGATAATATTGATACGGATCAGTTGATTCCCAAACAGTATTTAAAAAGCATTGAAAAAACAGGATTTGGAGATTATGTTTTTGATGAATGGCGTTATAATGAGGACGGAACGGATAACATGAACTTTAACCTGAATAAACCTGAATATAAAAAAGGAACGATACTTATAACAGGAGATAACTTCGGTTGCGGTTCGTCAAGAGAACATGCGGCATGGGCATTACAGGACTACGGATTTCACGTGATAGTAGCCGGGGGCTATTCGGGAATATTTTATATGAACTGGCTGAATAACGGACATTTGCCGATTACTTTATCGGAAAAGGAAAGACTGGAATTGGCGGCACTTCGCGGAGATGAGAAAGTAATTGTGGATTTGGAAAATAACAAACTGTCTGCAAACGGGAAAGAATATACATTTGAACTGGAAGAAACGTGGAAACAGAGATTATTGAAGGGACTGGATTCTATAGGGTTGACATTAGAGTATGAGAATGAAATCAGGGCTTTTGAAGAAAAAAGAAAGTAA
- a CDS encoding class I SAM-dependent methyltransferase: protein MENFIKNKIRESMENMENRKKKVQVTEDVIKKGKHWNTEKYEKNARFVSDYGIDVISWLDPKPHEYILDLGCGDGVLTKKIIEFGCKVLGVDGSLEFVNAAKKIGVNAVQGDGENLNFEEEFDAIFSNAALHWMTDQEKVISGVSKGLKKGGRFVVEMGGAGNLEKIQKVITETVSEYGYKIKKCWFLPTESEERKLLEKYGLKVNKMSFFKRPTSLPTGIKEWLWTITVPLLGNVPEELHGEIIEKIAKKLESRLEYKNDKYIADYVRLRFIAYKE, encoded by the coding sequence ATGGAAAATTTTATCAAAAATAAAATAAGAGAAAGTATGGAAAATATGGAAAATAGAAAGAAAAAGGTTCAAGTAACTGAAGATGTAATAAAAAAAGGAAAACATTGGAATACTGAAAAATATGAAAAAAATGCACGTTTTGTATCGGATTATGGAATAGACGTAATCAGTTGGCTTGATCCTAAACCTCATGAATATATCCTTGATTTAGGATGCGGAGACGGTGTATTAACTAAAAAAATTATTGAATTTGGTTGTAAAGTGTTAGGAGTAGACGGAAGTCTTGAATTTGTAAATGCTGCTAAAAAAATAGGAGTAAATGCGGTTCAGGGAGACGGAGAAAATCTGAATTTTGAGGAAGAATTTGATGCAATATTTTCAAATGCAGCATTACATTGGATGACCGACCAAGAAAAAGTGATTTCGGGAGTGTCGAAAGGATTGAAAAAAGGAGGACGCTTTGTTGTAGAAATGGGTGGTGCAGGAAATCTGGAGAAAATCCAGAAGGTAATTACAGAAACTGTATCCGAATATGGTTATAAAATAAAAAAATGCTGGTTTCTTCCTACAGAATCCGAAGAAAGAAAATTATTAGAAAAATACGGTCTAAAAGTAAATAAAATGAGTTTTTTCAAGCGACCTACATCTTTGCCTACGGGAATAAAAGAATGGCTTTGGACAATTACAGTTCCATTATTAGGAAATGTTCCTGAAGAATTGCATGGAGAAATAATTGAAAAAATAGCAAAAAAGCTTGAAAGCAGACTGGAATATAAAAATGATAAATATATTGCCGATTATGTAAGATTAAGATTTATTGCTTATAAAGAGTAA
- the leuB gene encoding 3-isopropylmalate dehydrogenase, which translates to MDYKIALLKGDGIGPEIVDEAVKVLDKIGQKYGHKFEYTQGYLGGESIDRYGVPLSKETTEICKSSDSVLLGAVGGPEWDNIEPEKRPEKGLLAIRKELGVYTNLRPAILFNVLKDASPLKSEIIGNGLDIMIVRELTGGLYFGQREYSEEKAHDTLSYTRAEIERIAKKAFEIAKLRNKKLTSVDKRNVLDTSKLWRKIVNEISKDYPEVEVSHMYVDNAAIQLIANPGQFDVILTENMFGDILSDEASMLTGSLGMLPSASLGEGKIGLYEPSHGSAPDIAGQNIANPIATVLSAAMMLRYSFGLPEEADTIEKAVDKALQDGYRTADIYTEGTKKVGTKEMGDRIAERI; encoded by the coding sequence ATGGACTATAAAATTGCACTGCTGAAAGGGGACGGCATAGGACCTGAAATCGTAGATGAAGCAGTCAAAGTATTAGACAAAATCGGACAGAAATACGGGCATAAGTTTGAATACACTCAAGGATATCTTGGTGGAGAATCCATAGACAGATACGGAGTTCCTTTATCAAAAGAAACAACAGAAATATGTAAGAGCAGTGATTCTGTATTATTGGGTGCTGTGGGAGGTCCTGAATGGGATAATATCGAACCTGAAAAAAGGCCCGAAAAGGGGCTTCTTGCCATAAGAAAAGAATTGGGAGTTTATACAAACTTAAGACCTGCAATTTTATTCAATGTGTTGAAAGATGCAAGCCCTCTAAAGTCAGAGATAATCGGTAACGGACTGGATATAATGATTGTGAGGGAACTGACAGGAGGACTTTATTTCGGACAAAGAGAATATTCCGAAGAAAAAGCACACGATACATTGTCTTACACAAGAGCGGAAATCGAAAGAATTGCAAAAAAAGCATTTGAAATAGCGAAACTGAGAAATAAAAAGCTTACAAGTGTTGATAAACGCAATGTTTTGGATACGTCAAAACTTTGGAGAAAAATTGTAAATGAAATTTCAAAAGACTATCCTGAAGTGGAAGTTTCTCATATGTATGTAGATAACGCTGCAATACAGCTAATTGCAAATCCGGGACAGTTTGATGTGATATTGACAGAAAATATGTTCGGGGATATTTTGTCAGACGAGGCTTCAATGCTCACAGGTTCACTCGGAATGCTGCCATCGGCAAGTTTGGGAGAAGGGAAAATCGGGCTTTATGAACCGAGTCATGGATCTGCACCTGATATAGCGGGACAAAATATTGCCAATCCTATTGCTACAGTATTATCGGCAGCAATGATGTTAAGATATTCATTCGGATTGCCGGAAGAAGCCGATACGATTGAAAAAGCTGTGGATAAGGCTTTACAGGACGGATACAGAACAGCTGATATTTATACAGAAGGAACGAAAAAAGTCGGTACAAAAGAAATGGGCGACAGGATTGCCGAAAGAATATAA
- a CDS encoding ABC transporter ATP-binding protein: MNRNIKEKEILHYENVTFKRDGKIILDNVNWHIDSGENWVLLGLNGSGKSTILGMIPAYIFPTRGEVRVFGHKFGNYVWENIKNRVGFVSSSLNSFLSTLNWEKAEDVVISGKFSSIGIYREITEKDREKARKIIENFKLSYIKDSYFSTLSQGEQRRILLARAFMNEPDLLILDEPCSGFDVKSREYFLKVLQENAEMKNSTPFIYVTHQIEEIIPSITHVALLSEGKIKAKGKKKDILNDELLSQIFEINVRVEWENERPWLIVK; this comes from the coding sequence GTGAATCGAAATATAAAAGAAAAGGAAATACTCCATTATGAAAATGTAACTTTTAAACGTGACGGTAAAATCATTCTTGATAATGTAAATTGGCATATTGATTCAGGAGAAAACTGGGTCTTGCTCGGATTAAACGGTTCAGGAAAATCGACGATTTTGGGAATGATACCCGCATATATTTTTCCGACTCGGGGAGAAGTGAGAGTTTTCGGGCATAAATTCGGTAATTACGTATGGGAGAATATAAAAAACAGAGTAGGATTTGTAAGTTCCTCATTAAACAGTTTTTTAAGTACACTTAATTGGGAGAAAGCTGAAGATGTAGTAATATCGGGAAAATTCAGTTCTATAGGAATATATAGAGAAATAACCGAGAAAGACAGAGAAAAGGCCCGAAAAATAATTGAAAACTTTAAACTCTCCTATATTAAAGACAGCTATTTTTCGACATTATCTCAAGGAGAGCAGAGAAGAATACTTTTGGCAAGGGCATTTATGAATGAGCCTGATTTACTGATACTTGATGAGCCCTGTTCGGGATTCGATGTAAAATCGAGAGAATATTTTCTGAAAGTACTTCAGGAAAATGCCGAAATGAAAAACAGTACACCGTTTATATATGTAACTCATCAAATAGAAGAAATTATACCTTCAATAACTCATGTGGCACTTTTAAGTGAGGGGAAAATAAAGGCGAAAGGCAAGAAAAAGGATATTTTAAATGATGAGCTGCTGTCTCAAATATTTGAAATAAATGTGAGAGTGGAATGGGAAAATGAAAGACCGTGGCTTATTGTAAAATAA
- the ilvC gene encoding ketol-acid reductoisomerase: MAGNILGTTVYYDADCNLNKLAGKKITILGYGSQGHAHALNLKESGMDVTVGVVKGSKSWERAEEAGFTVKETSEAVKNADIVMILIPDELQADVYAKDVAPNLKEGVYLGFGHGFNIHFGKIKPREDINVFMVAPKGPGHLVRRTFQEGSGVPCLIAVEKDPSGDTKEVALAWASGIGGGRSGILETTYKQETETDLFGEQAVLCGGVVELMKTGFEVLTEAGYDPVNAYFECLHEMKLIVDLIYEGGLATMRNSISNTAEYGDYITGPKIITPETKKAMQGILADIQSGKFADDFLADSKAGQPFLKAKREEFAKHEVEKVGAELRNLMSWIKK; the protein is encoded by the coding sequence ATGGCAGGAAACATTTTAGGAACAACAGTTTATTACGATGCGGATTGTAATTTGAATAAATTGGCAGGAAAGAAAATAACAATTTTGGGGTACGGATCTCAAGGACATGCTCATGCTTTGAACTTGAAAGAAAGTGGTATGGATGTAACAGTAGGGGTTGTAAAAGGTTCAAAATCATGGGAACGGGCTGAAGAAGCAGGATTTACAGTGAAAGAAACTTCTGAAGCTGTGAAAAATGCTGATATAGTTATGATTCTGATTCCTGATGAATTGCAGGCGGATGTTTATGCAAAAGATGTGGCACCTAACTTGAAAGAGGGAGTTTATTTGGGATTCGGACACGGATTCAATATACATTTCGGGAAAATAAAACCTAGAGAGGATATAAATGTATTCATGGTTGCTCCTAAAGGACCGGGACATCTTGTAAGAAGAACATTCCAGGAAGGAAGCGGAGTACCTTGTCTTATAGCCGTAGAAAAAGATCCGAGCGGAGATACTAAAGAAGTAGCTCTTGCATGGGCATCGGGTATCGGAGGAGGAAGATCAGGAATACTTGAAACTACTTATAAACAGGAAACGGAAACAGATTTGTTCGGAGAACAGGCAGTTTTATGCGGAGGAGTTGTAGAATTAATGAAAACAGGATTTGAAGTGTTGACAGAAGCGGGATATGATCCTGTAAATGCTTATTTTGAATGTCTGCACGAAATGAAACTTATTGTAGACTTGATTTATGAAGGAGGTCTTGCTACAATGAGAAATTCCATTTCAAATACGGCAGAATACGGAGATTACATAACAGGTCCTAAAATTATTACTCCTGAAACTAAAAAAGCTATGCAGGGTATTTTGGCGGATATTCAGTCAGGCAAGTTTGCCGATGACTTCCTTGCTGACTCTAAAGCAGGGCAACCGTTCCTAAAAGCTAAAAGAGAAGAATTTGCAAAACATGAAGTAGAAAAAGTAGGAGCTGAATTGAGAAATTTAATGAGTTGGATAAAGAAATAG
- a CDS encoding TlpA family protein disulfide reductase: MKRLLVIFSMFMVFFSGYAKEININPEVGAKIPNLKLENLDERKVNSRRIFNNGKETLIVMAAEWCPHCHQELPEIQKFYEENKDKINVIVIFTNRKTSLENTKQYVKDSKFTFPAFFDSDDSIFKSFKIKNVPTNFKVKNSEIEEIVQDIMKYDDLSEMFER; this comes from the coding sequence ATGAAAAGATTATTAGTTATTTTCTCAATGTTTATGGTATTTTTCTCAGGTTATGCTAAAGAAATCAATATAAATCCCGAGGTAGGAGCTAAGATACCTAATCTCAAATTGGAAAACTTGGACGAAAGAAAAGTAAACAGCAGAAGAATATTTAACAACGGAAAAGAAACTCTGATTGTAATGGCTGCCGAATGGTGCCCGCATTGCCATCAGGAACTGCCGGAAATTCAGAAATTTTACGAAGAAAATAAAGATAAAATAAATGTCATAGTTATATTTACAAATAGAAAAACATCGTTGGAAAACACAAAGCAATATGTAAAAGACAGTAAATTTACTTTTCCTGCATTTTTTGACAGCGATGATTCAATTTTTAAGAGTTTTAAAATAAAAAATGTTCCGACTAACTTTAAAGTTAAAAATTCCGAAATTGAAGAAATTGTTCAAGATATTATGAAATATGATGATTTGAGTGAAATGTTTGAGAGATAA